From the genome of Gammaproteobacteria bacterium:
TATTCCCCGCTACGGCATCATTGGTGCGGCAATCGCCACGGCCATCACCACCGCCACCTGGAATATATTGCTCGTCCGCTTAGTAAAGAAACTCGTGGGCGTCAATCCTACGGTCCTGACCTTGCTTCCAATCGTCATCGCCTTTCTGAAAAGAAGCAAGTCCACGTAGGATGCTCCTACGCAGACTAACGAAAAAATGATCAAGGCTCAATCCAACTACTCAAGTTGCTACCTATGGATCAATTCAACCGCCATTTCGGCAGAAACTACCGGAATGGTGATCGAATCGGATTATCGGTAGCAACCTGAGTTATTTAGAATTCAAGTTCGGCAGATACCCTAGCCAACTTTCTTTCCACCCCCCATTCGGCACGGGTTTGGGTAGCTTCTGCACCAGAGAGAGTATTGATAACCTCGAAATAGTTTTGTTTATATTTATCATTCAAAACATCGACTTGTTTCTTACATTTAACAGCATAGACCGTTTGGAGGCTCTGATGGTCGAAACTTCGCCACTCCTGTTCGTCTTTCAGGGAGGTGTATTTGTGTCCCTCAAGCGCGGCAATGACGCTCTTCGAATCGAAACTGTGGGCACGCTCCACCGCTGCCTTATATTCAAATAGGATGGTGTAGGCCGATGCGGCAGAAGTTGAGGGGTAACCACCATACTTGGCTGAGAATTTCTCAACAAACTTTTTACCACTCTCGTAACCATACTGGTAAGGAATAGACCATTCCCAAGGAGTGGCGCCCACAACATCCTCCATGACTTTGGGACCAGCACTTTCGGCCATACCCAGGGTAAGATTGGGCACCACAATGGCCATGGTCTTCTTGAGACCCATGGCCGTGGCGCGTTTCAAGGCCTCAGCCATATCATTACCAAAGAGAACCAAAACCAATACATCAGGATTGCGATCCTTTGCCAGAATTAAGACCTTATTGAAATCGTCCTCAGTAGCACCGGGAAAAGGGGTCAG
Proteins encoded in this window:
- a CDS encoding branched-chain amino acid transport system substrate-binding protein; protein product: MRKLCLLLILLFGVVGTAVANDVVIGLNYPETGPYAVQGLDQVRAADLAAEEINSSNGILGRQIRLAKRDSKSRPDIAKSNVMELIDQEGAVMLFGGASSAVAIAAGEVARSRDRIYFGTLTYSNETTGANGHKYMFRECYNAWMGAKVLSKYLNERFSGKKYFYITANYTWGHTTEASIRKFTHTEDATVHGNTLTPFPGATEDDFNKVLILAKDRNPDVLVLVLFGNDMAEALKRATAMGLKKTMAIVVPNLTLGMAESAGPKVMEDVVGATPWEWSIPYQYGYESGKKFVEKFSAKYGGYPSTSAASAYTILFEYKAAVERAHSFDSKSVIAALEGHKYTSLKDEQEWRSFDHQSLQTVYAVKCKKQVDVLNDKYKQNYFEVINTLSGAEATQTRAEWGVERKLARVSAELEF